The following coding sequences are from one Paramormyrops kingsleyae isolate MSU_618 chromosome 21, PKINGS_0.4, whole genome shotgun sequence window:
- the LOC111854664 gene encoding uncharacterized protein — MPFTTPVQTTTLPSTTVPITTSTAVQTTTTSTTTPIRTTVQTTTLPSTTVPIITSTPVQTTTTSTTMPITTAVQTTTSSTPTTMPITTQVQTTNLPSTTVTITTPTPVQTTTSSNPTTMLIPTTSGLTPSTVPPSIEAMTSTTPGQSPATSPLSTVPVTTPVQTPSTVPPTTVPLTTPTLIQSTTTLPPTMVRITTPSLVQTTTTSTPTTVPITATTLTTSTLPSTSPTSVPQPTSPLPSTTVPTKMTTPALTTTNLNPSTGPNSTTPSIMSSKPIKNSSTSAKLQAIFRSAVFLNKNAVQDFLQQVQLSLQRSFGGSARFTLKGIQPVFAQQPSCNNIIYQNTMYPVKPSLVGLSDRTT, encoded by the exons ATGCCATtcacaactccagtacaaacaaccactttaccttcaaccacagtaccAATAACAACATCAACTGCAGTacaaaccacaaccacttcAACCACGACGCCAATCAGAActacagtacaaacaaccactttaccttcaaccacagtaccAATAATAACATCAACTCCAGTacaaaccacaaccacttcaaccacgatgccaatcacaactgcagtacaaacaacaaccagttcaactccaaccacgatgccaatcacaactcaaGTACAAACAACCAACTTACCTTCAACCACTGTAACAATTACAACACCAACTCCAGTACAAACCACAACCAGTTCAAATCCAACCACGATGCTAATCCCAACAACTTCAGGTCTGACACCTTCCACTGTACCTCCATCCATAGAGGCAATGACATCAACAACTCCAGGCCAGTCACCTGCCACTTCACCTTTATCCACAGTTCCAGTCACAACTCCAGTCCAGACACCTTCCACTGTACCTCCAACCACCGTACCTCTCACCACACCAACTCTCATTCAAAGTACAACCACTTTACCTCCAACCATGGTACGAATCACAACACCAAGTCTGGTGCAAACAACAACCACATCAACTCCAACCACAGTCCCCATTACAGCAACAACTTTAACAACTTCCACTTTACCTTCAACGAGTCCAACATCTGTGCCACAACCAACAAGCcctttaccttcaaccacagtaccAACTAAAATGACAACGCCTGCACTAACAACCACCAACTTAAACCCAAGCACAGGACCAAACTCAACAACACCCTCAATTATGTCCTCTAAGCCCATAAAAAATAGCTCCACCTCTGCAAAACTCCAAGCTATCTTTCGATCTGCAGTGTTTCTTAATAAAAATGCAGTTCAAGACTTCTTACAGCAG GTACAGTTGAGTCTTCAACGAAGTTTTGGTGGTTCTGCCAGATTTACTTTGAAAGGCATACAACCAGTTTTTGCCCAACAACCCTCCTGCAATAATATTATTTACCAAAATACCATGTACCCTGTGAAACCGTCTCTGGTTGGGTTGTCAGACAGGACGACATAA
- the LOC111854665 gene encoding uncharacterized protein, whose amino-acid sequence MGQSAPALSCPHPSEWDQLKAFLWPQLSFLTLLVGGVFKQQRLLLNVSGPASHHEDRGPGHGFLLIIGTSAHNNINNDTPNDNNHSGPNNNNINDSINNDTHNDDYHIHSGPNNNNINDSINNDPNDDDNHSGPNNNNTNDSINNDTHNNNINDSNNNDPNDNDSGPNNNNTNDIHSSPNNNNINNSINNDTLNDDYHIHSGPNNNNINNSINNDTHNDDYHIHSSPNNNNINNSINNDTLNDDYHIHSSPNNINNSINNDTHNDDYHIHSSPNNNNINNSINNDTHNDDYHIHSSPNNNNINNSINNDTLNDDYHIHSSPNNNNINNSINNDTLNDDYHIHSGPNNNNINDSINNDPNDDDNHSGPNNNNTNDSINNDTHNDDIHIHIGNDKYNTTTFHRCKTASYCSIWQFS is encoded by the exons ATGG GCCAGTCTGCCCCCGCCctctcctgcccccaccctaGTGAGTGGGACCAGCTCAAAGCTTTCCTCTGGCCGCAGCTCAGCTTCCTCACTCTG CTGGTCGGGGGGGTCTTCAAGCAGCAGCGGCTCCTCCTCAATGTAAGCGGCCCCGCCTCCCACCACGAGGACCGTGGACCTGGGCATGG GTTTCTCCTTATCATTGGGACAAGTGCCCACAACAA catcaacaacgacacccccAATGACAACAACCACAgcggccccaacaacaacaacatcaacgacagtatcaacaacgacacccacaacgacgactaccacatccacagcggccccaacaacaacaacatcaacgaCAGCATCAACAACGACCCCAACGACGACGACAACCACAgcggccccaacaacaacaacaccaacgacagcatcaacaacgacacccacaacaacaacatcaacgaCAGCAACAACAATGACCCCAACGACAACGACAgcggccccaacaacaacaacaccaacgacatccacagcagccccaacaacaacaacatcaacaacagTATCAATAATGACACCCTCAACGACGACtaccacatccacagcggccccaacaacaacaacatcaacaacagtatcaacaacgacacccacaacgacgactaccacatccacagcagccccaacaacaacaacatcaacaacagTATCAATAATGACACCCTCAACGACGACTACCACATCCACAGCAGCcccaacaacatcaacaacagtatcaacaacgacacccacaacgacgactaccacatccacagcagccccaacaacaacaacatcaacaacagtatcaacaacgacacccacaacgatgactaccacatccacagcagccccaacaacaacaacatcaacaacagTATCAATAATGACACCCTCAACGATGACTACCACATCCACAGCagccccaacaacaacaacatcaacaacagTATCAATAATGACACCCTCAACGACGACtaccacatccacagcggccccaacaacaacaacatcaacgaCAGCATCAACAACGACCCCAACGACGACGACAACCACAgcggccccaacaacaacaacaccaacgacagcatcaacaacgacacccacaacgacgacatCCACATCCACATCGGCAACGACAAATACAACACCACCACCTTCCACCGCTGCAAGACTGCAAGCTACTGTTCTATCTGGCAATTTTCCTAA